In the Plasmodium chabaudi chabaudi strain AS genome assembly, chromosome: 13 genome, one interval contains:
- a CDS encoding acetyl-CoA acetyltransferase, putative, whose amino-acid sequence MIASNVKKVFVAGYARTPIGSLCGSISQIPVHKLAIPTILKSLERSQIEKDIVDCVIFGQSFSSGCGPLPLQKILVSTGINMNAKTHLINNLCCSGLDAVTLGYDLIRSGKDVCVVGSMESMSQSSFFLKKLRTETCKLGNITFNDSIIHDGYEYISNNKELKKNNNMELFCKKHKIPRIDLDNYVINSYKRAANAYSENLIPQEIFPLIIQKKKNTLEYEKTVIDTDEIYKKCNIDNICNLSSENIITNYNIAPFADGACSIVLMSEDKINELGLNPLVEIVAYDNASVQSCDSPLSISYSILKCLKKINKSFVDYYEINESSALDVIFNVKNLGIDMSNVNINGGALSLGHPTAVSGSRILISLITILKNFDMKFGCASINNYLGSATSVVVENV is encoded by the exons ATGATAGCAAGTAATGTTAAAAAAGTTTTTGTTGCAGGGTATGCTCGAACCCCTATAGGCTCTTTATGCGGATCAATTTCTCAAATACCTGTGCATAAATTag CTATACCCACAATATTAAAATCACTAGAAAGAAGCCAAATAGAAAAAGACATAGTTGATTGTGTAATTTTTGGTCAATCATTTTCTAGTGGATGTGGACCTTTACCTCTTCAAAAAATCCTTGTTTCTACAG GTATTAACATGAATGCAAAAACCCAtcttattaataatttgtgtTGTAGTGGATTAGATGCAGTGACTTTAGGATATGATTTAATAAGATCAGGAAAAGATGTTTGTGTTGTTGGATCAATGGAATCAATGTCTCAAAgttcgttttttttgaaaaaattaagaacAGAAACATGCAAATTAGGGAATATTACTTTTAATGATAGTATAATACATGATggatatgaatatatatcaaataataaggaattaaaaaaaaataataatatggaattattttgtaaaaaacataaaattcCAAGAATTGATTTAGATAATTATGTTATAAATTCGTATAAAAGAGCAGCAAATGCATATAGTGAAAATTTAATACCCCAAGAAATATTTCctttaataattcaaaaaaaaaaaaatacattagAATACGAAAAAACAGTTATTGACACtgatgaaatatataaaaaatgtaatattgataatatttgtaatttaagtagtgaaaatattattacaaattataatatagcACCATTTGCTGATGGCGCATGCTCAATCGTTTTAATGAGTGAAGACAAAATTAATGAGCTTGGTTTAAATCCATTAGTAGAAATTGTAGCTTATGATAATGCATCTGTGCAATCTTGTGATTCCCCCTTAAGTATTTCGTATTCTATATTAAAatgcttaaaaaaaattaataaatcatttgttgattattatgaaattaATGAATCTTCCGCATTAgatgttatttttaatgttaaAAATTTGGGCATAGATATGTctaatgtaaatattaatgGAGGAGCTTTATCATTGGGGCATCCAACTGCTGTATCAGGTTCAAGAATTCTTATATCATTAataactattttaaaaaattttgatatgAAATTTGGTTGCGCATCTATAAACAATTATTTAGGCTCTGCGACATCAGTTGTCGTGGAAAATGTGTAA